One region of Streptomyces capillispiralis genomic DNA includes:
- a CDS encoding Hsp70 family protein, translated as MTYGIDFGTSNSVVARYNGDTTEVLPVDSGNVPAQWRQPEFEDLFPSVLSVRDFDRTLCFGWDAKTTTSDPVDAVKRMLGTRSAGMEQANEDSPLLEEHHVWIGGEPFRSTAAAAALFAQMKSAASRHLLDLSEAVVTVPANATGGARYRTRAAARLAGIKVKALLNEPTAAAISYATDVDIPGRLLIFDWGGGTIDVTVLDYDGKYFEELTSRGITALGGLEFDEALARIFLRKAGQIPENLTLHERNRWRRDVELTKIALSRRDIGEMDVDFPALGTSLKVSRDEYAAAAAPLIERAMDPLQQCLEDLGIGPADIDAVLMIGGTSQIPEARDAVGSLLGTDRIVDPGLCHPMTAVARGAAVYSAALDHHLDRERFSLVTNYDLGTAIAGGARKGFVPIIKRNRTLAARGERRFTPARPNASSLRVEIVEGEAGYAADSDRAFPLGVLEVRLPKPEQDPERNAVVIDFRYDHSGILRVKVVHEVTKRLLMEAEIDSFGKDGTPLQQGLDGELNRLLAHADTPFLQNAESEGVGREGTSGVTSDVLEPEVHQASVRPVPDSDLSVNGVAQPRI; from the coding sequence TTGACCTACGGAATCGACTTCGGAACCAGCAACTCGGTGGTCGCCCGGTACAACGGCGATACCACCGAGGTCCTTCCTGTCGACAGTGGCAATGTGCCCGCCCAGTGGCGCCAGCCGGAATTTGAGGACTTGTTCCCGTCGGTCCTGTCCGTCCGGGATTTCGATCGCACCTTGTGCTTCGGCTGGGATGCCAAGACGACCACAAGCGATCCTGTCGACGCGGTCAAGCGTATGCTCGGCACCCGGTCCGCGGGAATGGAGCAGGCCAACGAGGACAGCCCGCTCCTGGAGGAGCATCACGTCTGGATCGGCGGTGAGCCGTTCCGTAGCACAGCCGCTGCGGCAGCCCTCTTCGCACAGATGAAGTCGGCCGCGTCACGGCACCTGCTTGACCTGTCCGAGGCGGTCGTCACCGTACCCGCGAACGCCACGGGGGGCGCCCGCTACCGGACGAGAGCCGCGGCACGCCTCGCCGGTATAAAGGTCAAAGCGCTACTCAACGAGCCCACTGCCGCGGCTATTTCCTACGCCACAGATGTAGACATACCTGGACGCCTCCTCATTTTCGACTGGGGTGGCGGCACGATAGATGTCACCGTGCTCGACTACGACGGTAAATACTTTGAAGAGCTCACCTCCCGGGGCATCACCGCACTGGGCGGGCTCGAGTTCGACGAGGCGCTGGCGCGTATTTTCCTGCGCAAGGCCGGTCAGATACCGGAAAATCTGACGCTGCACGAGCGCAATCGCTGGAGGCGCGATGTCGAACTGACCAAGATCGCCCTGTCCCGGAGGGACATAGGTGAGATGGATGTCGACTTCCCCGCTTTGGGTACGAGTCTGAAAGTGTCTCGAGACGAGTACGCCGCTGCGGCCGCCCCGCTCATCGAGCGTGCGATGGATCCTCTGCAGCAGTGTCTTGAGGACTTGGGCATTGGTCCCGCTGACATCGACGCAGTACTCATGATCGGTGGCACCTCTCAGATTCCTGAGGCGCGTGATGCGGTCGGCAGTCTCCTGGGGACTGACCGCATCGTGGACCCGGGCTTGTGTCATCCCATGACTGCGGTGGCGCGCGGCGCGGCCGTTTACTCGGCCGCACTCGACCATCACTTGGACCGGGAGCGCTTCAGCCTGGTAACCAACTACGACTTGGGCACAGCCATCGCAGGTGGCGCCCGCAAGGGATTCGTGCCGATCATCAAGCGGAATCGTACTCTGGCCGCTCGTGGGGAACGGCGCTTCACCCCTGCGAGGCCGAACGCCTCTTCTCTGAGAGTGGAGATCGTCGAGGGAGAAGCAGGTTACGCGGCTGACAGTGACCGTGCGTTCCCGCTCGGGGTGCTCGAAGTCCGCCTCCCGAAGCCCGAACAGGATCCGGAGCGGAACGCCGTAGTCATTGATTTCAGATATGACCACAGTGGCATCTTGCGAGTTAAGGTGGTGCACGAAGTTACCAAGCGACTGCTGATGGAGGCGGAAATCGACTCCTTCGGTAAGGATGGCACCCCGCTGCAGCAAGGGCTCGACGGCGAGCTGAATCGGCTCCTCGCGCACGCTGATACCCCGTTCCTACAGAACGCCGAATCAGAAGGCGTGGGGAGGGAGGGGACTTCGGGTGTGACCTCTGATGTTCTCGAGCCAGAGGTGCATCAGGCGTCAGTGCGGCCCGTCCCTGACTCCGACCTATCGGTCAATGGTGTCGCGCAGCCCCGCATATAA